One window of Pectobacterium carotovorum genomic DNA carries:
- the smpB gene encoding SsrA-binding protein SmpB has product MTKKKAYKPGSATIAQNKRARHEYFIEEEFEAGLALQGWEVKSLRAGKANLSDSYVTFMNGEAYLFGATITPLNVASSHVVCDPIRTRKLLLNKRELDSLFGRVSRDGYTVVALSMYWKNAWSKVKIGVAKGKKDHDKRDDIKEREWKLDKARIMKNANR; this is encoded by the coding sequence ATGACAAAGAAAAAAGCATACAAACCCGGTTCCGCCACCATTGCGCAGAACAAGCGCGCCCGTCACGAATACTTCATTGAGGAAGAATTTGAGGCCGGCCTTGCGCTGCAAGGATGGGAAGTCAAATCACTGCGCGCAGGCAAAGCAAACCTCAGCGACAGCTATGTCACCTTCATGAACGGTGAAGCTTACCTGTTTGGCGCAACGATCACGCCGCTGAATGTGGCTTCATCACACGTTGTGTGCGATCCCATACGCACGCGAAAACTCCTGCTCAACAAACGCGAGCTGGATTCGCTGTTTGGCCGCGTCAGTCGCGATGGCTATACGGTCGTTGCGCTGTCCATGTATTGGAAAAACGCCTGGAGCAAAGTCAAAATTGGCGTGGCGAAAGGTAAAAAAGATCACGACAAGCGTGATGACATCAAAGAACGTGAATGGAAGTTAGACAAAGCCCGTATCATGAAGAACGCCAATCGCTAA
- the bamE gene encoding outer membrane protein assembly factor BamE: MRCKTLTVVAAVVVMLTAGCSTLEKVVYRPDINQGNYLAPADVAKIHTGMTKQQVAYTLGTPMMQDPFGSDTWFYVFRQQPGHESVKQQTLTLTFSGSGVLTNINNKPALD, from the coding sequence ATGCGCTGTAAAACGCTGACTGTCGTCGCCGCGGTGGTTGTTATGCTGACTGCCGGTTGTTCCACACTAGAAAAGGTGGTCTATCGGCCGGACATCAATCAGGGAAACTATCTGGCACCGGCTGACGTTGCAAAAATTCACACCGGCATGACCAAACAACAGGTCGCTTATACGCTGGGTACTCCTATGATGCAGGATCCGTTTGGCAGCGATACTTGGTTTTACGTCTTCCGCCAGCAGCCTGGTCATGAGTCGGTAAAACAGCAGACGCTGACGCTCACCTTCAGCGGCAGTGGCGTGTTAACCAACATCAACAACAAGCCCGCGCTGGATTAA
- a CDS encoding RnfH family protein: MSAMQVDVVYALPERQYLRTVKLEEGSTVEQAIVASGLLELRHDIDLQVNKVGIYSRAAKLADVVQDGDRVEIYRPLIADPKELRRQRAERAKSKS, from the coding sequence GTGTCCGCAATGCAGGTTGATGTGGTCTACGCGTTGCCGGAACGTCAGTATCTACGCACGGTGAAGCTGGAAGAGGGTAGTACGGTTGAGCAGGCGATTGTGGCATCGGGTCTGCTGGAGCTGCGCCATGATATCGATTTGCAGGTGAATAAAGTCGGTATTTACAGCCGTGCTGCGAAGCTGGCCGACGTTGTTCAGGATGGTGACCGCGTGGAAATTTATCGCCCGCTGATTGCCGATCCGAAAGAACTACGCCGTCAGCGGGCGGAGCGTGCTAAGAGCAAATCCTGA
- a CDS encoding type II toxin-antitoxin system RatA family toxin, whose translation MPKISRSALVPFSAEQMYKLVNDVASYSAFLPGCTGSRVLSSSEGEMTAAVDVSKAGISKTFTTRNSLTHNQNINMQLVDGPFRQLGGDWHFTPLSADACKVELHLEFEFTNALIELAFGKVFKELAGNMVQAFTQRAKEVYSVRNAG comes from the coding sequence ATGCCAAAGATAAGTCGTTCCGCACTGGTGCCGTTCAGCGCTGAACAGATGTACAAGCTGGTGAATGATGTCGCTTCCTACTCCGCGTTTTTACCGGGCTGTACGGGGAGCCGCGTGCTCTCCTCCTCAGAAGGGGAAATGACCGCCGCAGTGGACGTTTCCAAAGCCGGTATTAGCAAGACTTTTACCACCCGTAACTCGCTGACGCATAACCAGAATATCAATATGCAGTTGGTTGATGGCCCGTTCCGTCAGTTGGGTGGCGACTGGCATTTTACGCCGCTGAGCGCTGATGCTTGTAAAGTCGAACTGCATCTGGAATTTGAATTCACCAATGCCTTGATTGAACTCGCTTTTGGCAAAGTATTCAAGGAGCTGGCGGGAAATATGGTGCAGGCTTTCACGCAGCGAGCAAAAGAGGTCTACAGTGTCCGCAATGCAGGTTGA
- the recN gene encoding DNA repair protein RecN, producing MLAQLTISNFAIVRELEIDFQSGMSVITGETGAGKSIAIDALGLCLGNRSDASMVRPGAARADICARFALADTPTAHQWLEENQLDDSNECLLRRVISADGRSRGFINGTAVPLSQLRELGQHLIQVHGQHAHQLLLRPDHQKHLLDAYADEPKLLVAMQQVWHQWHQSCRALAQLQQAAIEREARRELLQYQLKELNEFSPQPGEYEQIDVEYKRLANSGQLLTMSQQAMQLLSEDEEQNIISMMHSVKHQLGELISMDDKLSGVLSMLEEAGIQLSEASDELRHYSEQMDLDPIRLYELELRLSRQLALARKHHVAPEALPAFHQQLLEEQQQLEQQESDHDALSASVGEYHQQALHLAEQLHVRRQHHASELAQLITTNMRELAMPHGHFTIDVKFTPDNLTATGADSIEFRVTTNPGQPHQTLAKVASGGELSRIALIIQVITAQKMDTPAMIFDEVDVGISGPTAAIVGRMLRQLGESTQVMCVTHLPQVAGCGHQHFFVSKQTDGAETETLMQPLDKRARLQELARLLGGSAVTKNTLANAKELLAA from the coding sequence ATGCTGGCGCAACTCACTATCAGTAACTTCGCTATCGTGCGCGAATTAGAAATCGATTTTCAGTCAGGGATGAGCGTGATCACCGGGGAAACCGGTGCGGGGAAATCGATTGCGATTGATGCCCTCGGTTTATGTCTGGGAAATCGTTCTGACGCCAGCATGGTCAGGCCGGGCGCTGCCCGCGCCGACATTTGCGCCCGCTTTGCGCTGGCGGATACGCCGACGGCACATCAGTGGCTGGAAGAAAACCAGTTGGATGACAGCAACGAGTGCCTGCTACGCCGCGTGATTAGCGCCGATGGTCGTTCACGCGGCTTTATTAACGGCACCGCCGTGCCGCTGTCTCAACTGCGCGAACTCGGCCAGCACCTGATTCAGGTACATGGCCAGCATGCTCATCAGCTGCTGTTGCGCCCCGATCATCAAAAACACCTGCTGGATGCCTATGCAGATGAACCGAAACTGCTGGTTGCTATGCAGCAGGTTTGGCATCAGTGGCACCAAAGTTGCCGCGCGCTGGCGCAGTTACAACAGGCGGCTATTGAGCGCGAAGCTCGCCGGGAACTGCTGCAATACCAATTAAAAGAGCTGAATGAATTCTCCCCACAGCCCGGCGAATACGAACAGATTGACGTTGAATATAAACGTTTGGCGAATAGCGGCCAGCTACTGACAATGAGCCAACAGGCTATGCAACTGCTGAGCGAAGACGAAGAGCAGAACATCATCAGTATGATGCACAGCGTAAAACATCAGCTTGGCGAACTCATCAGCATGGATGACAAACTGTCTGGCGTGCTGTCCATGCTCGAAGAAGCAGGCATTCAACTTAGCGAAGCCAGCGATGAACTGCGCCACTACAGTGAACAAATGGATCTCGACCCGATTCGGCTGTATGAGCTGGAACTGCGCCTGTCGCGTCAACTCGCGCTGGCACGCAAACACCATGTTGCTCCAGAGGCGCTCCCAGCGTTCCATCAGCAGCTATTGGAAGAACAGCAGCAGTTGGAGCAGCAGGAAAGCGATCATGATGCGCTTAGCGCTTCCGTTGGCGAATATCATCAGCAGGCGCTACACCTTGCAGAACAGCTGCACGTGCGCCGCCAGCACCATGCCAGCGAACTGGCACAACTCATCACCACCAATATGCGTGAGCTAGCAATGCCACACGGCCACTTCACCATTGATGTGAAGTTTACACCGGACAACCTGACGGCCACCGGTGCCGACAGTATCGAGTTCCGCGTGACCACCAACCCCGGTCAGCCGCATCAGACGCTGGCGAAAGTGGCTTCGGGCGGTGAACTATCGCGTATCGCACTGATTATTCAGGTGATCACCGCGCAGAAAATGGACACACCGGCGATGATCTTCGATGAAGTTGACGTGGGCATTAGCGGACCAACCGCCGCCATCGTCGGCAGAATGCTGCGCCAACTCGGCGAATCTACGCAAGTTATGTGCGTGACGCACCTGCCGCAGGTCGCGGGCTGCGGTCATCAGCACTTCTTCGTGAGCAAACAAACAGACGGTGCAGAAACAGAAACCCTGATGCAGCCGTTGGATAAGCGTGCTCGGCTACAAGAACTGGCACGCCTCCTTGGCGGCAGCGCCGTAACCAAAAACACGCTGGCGAATGCCAAAGAATTGCTGGCAGCCTAA
- the nadK gene encoding NAD(+) kinase, translating into MNRPFNCIGIVGHPRHPTALATHEMLYHWLTDKGYSVLIEQQIARELNLKDAPTGSLADIGQQADLAVVVGGDGNMLGAARVLSRYDIKVIGVNRGNLGFLTDLDPDHAQQQLSDVLDGHYLSERRFMLEAHVCRVNQPDSISTAINEVVLHPGKVAHMIEFEVYIDDKFAFSQRSDGLIISTPTGSTAYSLSAGGPILTPSLDAIALVPMFPHTLSARPLVINSSSTIRLKFSCITNDLEISCDSQIALPVQEGEEVLIRRSEHYLNLIHPKNYSYFNTLSSKLGWSKKLF; encoded by the coding sequence ATGAACAGGCCGTTTAATTGTATTGGCATTGTCGGTCATCCGCGCCACCCAACGGCGCTGGCAACGCATGAGATGCTTTACCACTGGCTCACCGACAAGGGTTACTCGGTTCTGATCGAGCAACAGATCGCCCGTGAACTGAATCTGAAAGATGCGCCGACTGGTAGCCTTGCTGACATCGGCCAGCAGGCGGATTTGGCGGTTGTCGTTGGCGGTGATGGCAACATGCTCGGCGCGGCACGTGTGCTGTCGCGCTATGACATCAAGGTGATCGGTGTAAACCGTGGCAACCTCGGTTTTCTGACCGATCTCGATCCTGACCATGCACAGCAACAACTTTCTGACGTGCTCGACGGCCATTACCTAAGCGAACGGCGCTTCATGCTGGAAGCGCACGTTTGCCGCGTAAACCAGCCCGACAGCATCAGTACCGCCATTAACGAAGTGGTGCTTCACCCCGGAAAAGTCGCACATATGATTGAATTTGAAGTCTATATTGACGACAAATTCGCCTTTTCTCAGCGTTCAGACGGCCTGATTATCTCCACCCCCACAGGCTCCACCGCCTATTCCCTTTCCGCTGGCGGCCCAATCCTGACGCCGTCTCTGGATGCGATTGCGCTGGTGCCCATGTTCCCGCATACGCTGTCCGCCCGTCCGCTGGTCATCAACAGCAGCAGCACGATTCGGCTGAAATTTTCCTGCATTACCAACGATCTGGAGATCAGTTGTGACAGCCAGATTGCGCTGCCAGTGCAAGAGGGTGAAGAAGTACTGATTCGCCGCAGCGAACATTACCTGAATCTTATCCATCCGAAAAATTATAGCTATTTCAACACACTAAGTTCAAAACTCGGCTGGTCAAAAAAATTATTCTAA
- a CDS encoding tyrosine-type recombinase/integrase, translated as MARLTKPLTDTEIKTAKPKEVDYTLHDGEGLQVLIKTNGKKVWQYRYFRPFTQKRAKLTFGPYPEITLADARQRRREARTLLTKDIDPYEHQHSLRKQALEAKSNPFKIVAEQWLQLKKSSITADYASDIWRSLEKDIFPAIGEMSITDIKARTLVQAIQPVQARGALETVRRLCQRINEVMIYAMNVGLIDAAPSVNISKAFEKPQKKHMPSIRPDQLPQLMQTMRLANIELPTRCLFMWQLLTLTRPAEASDTRWQEIDLDAREWRIPAERMKMKRVHIVPLSEQALAILELMRPLSSHREYVFPSRIKPLQPMNSQTVNAALKRAGLGGILVSHGMRSIASTALNEQGFLPDVIEAALAHVDKNEVRRAYNRSDYLEQRRPMMQWWADFVKAADNGSVLEGGIRGLKAIG; from the coding sequence ATGGCTCGTCTGACAAAACCGCTCACGGATACAGAGATAAAAACCGCCAAGCCTAAAGAAGTAGATTACACGCTACATGATGGTGAAGGCCTGCAAGTGCTGATCAAAACCAACGGTAAGAAAGTCTGGCAATACCGCTATTTTCGCCCTTTCACCCAAAAACGAGCCAAACTTACGTTTGGCCCTTATCCCGAAATTACCCTAGCCGATGCTCGGCAACGTCGCCGCGAAGCTCGAACCCTTCTGACAAAAGATATCGATCCTTACGAACACCAACATTCCCTACGCAAGCAAGCACTGGAAGCCAAATCCAACCCCTTTAAAATTGTTGCTGAACAATGGCTACAGTTAAAAAAGAGCAGCATCACCGCTGACTATGCCTCAGATATTTGGCGCTCACTCGAAAAGGATATCTTTCCTGCCATCGGTGAAATGAGTATTACAGACATTAAAGCACGTACCTTGGTGCAGGCTATCCAACCTGTACAAGCCAGAGGCGCACTGGAAACAGTAAGGCGCTTATGTCAGCGGATTAATGAGGTGATGATCTATGCCATGAACGTTGGTTTGATTGATGCCGCTCCCAGCGTCAACATCAGCAAAGCATTCGAGAAACCGCAGAAAAAACACATGCCCAGCATCCGACCGGATCAACTACCGCAACTGATGCAAACGATGCGGCTGGCAAATATCGAGTTACCAACCCGCTGTCTGTTTATGTGGCAACTTCTCACCCTTACCCGTCCTGCTGAAGCGTCCGATACACGCTGGCAAGAGATCGATCTGGACGCTAGGGAATGGCGTATTCCAGCAGAACGCATGAAAATGAAGCGGGTACATATCGTTCCACTTTCAGAACAGGCATTAGCTATTCTGGAACTTATGCGGCCTTTAAGCAGCCATCGGGAATATGTGTTTCCCAGCCGTATTAAGCCGTTACAGCCAATGAATAGTCAGACAGTCAATGCCGCACTAAAACGTGCTGGCTTGGGCGGCATTCTGGTATCACACGGAATGCGCTCAATTGCCAGCACTGCACTCAATGAGCAAGGCTTCCTGCCCGATGTTATCGAAGCCGCTCTCGCCCATGTGGATAAGAATGAAGTACGCCGAGCCTATAATCGCAGCGACTACCTTGAACAACGCCGCCCAATGATGCAATGGTGGGCCGACTTTGTGAAAGCGGCGGATAATGGCAGCGTGCTGGAAGGCGGAATCCGGGGACTGAAGGCGATTGGGTGA